The Numida meleagris isolate 19003 breed g44 Domestic line chromosome 18, NumMel1.0, whole genome shotgun sequence genome segment ctgctgccCCCTTCCCATCCTGGAACAGCAACCTTGGCTGGTGCTCACCTTGGTGCCTCGGGGTCAGCGCCTTCCTGGCCACTCAGGCCGTGCCCACCTCAATGCCTACTCCCGGGTGCGGGCACCACGGGGCCCAGGCCCCGGCTGCTTGCCAGGCTCACCCTTGGCTGGCCGAGCCCTGGCTATGGGTTCCTGTGGCGGTGGCAGGCGCTGTGCCCGGGGGGCCGTGGCAGTGCCCCGGGGCTCAGCAGGCGGCTCCAGTGGTGAtgggcgctgcggggcgggcGGCCGTGCTGTATAGAGGAAGAGGGCCGGGTCGGGCATGGCATCGTGCTCCTCACGCACGGGGTCCCTGGGCCTGGTGCCGACCCCAGGTGGGCGCCGTGGGTGTACCCTATGGCCACGGCGCTGCGGCCTGCCCTCAGCTGGGGGCTGCTCAGGGGGTGGCCGCCCACTGCTGCGGGGGCCTGGCAGGCGCTGGGCGGTGgcatgcagctgcagggagaggtaGGCAGCCGCCTCCGTCTGCTTCTGCAGCTCGGTGTCAAGGATGGTGACACGGTGGCTGCGCCGCTTCAGCTCCTCCAGGAAGTGCCGCTCCTTGCTGCGGAGGCTGGAGCGCAGTGCGGCCACCAGCGACTCCTTGTGCCGCAGCTCCTTGCGCAGCTCCAGGTtgtccttctccttctcctgcagctgggccTCCATTGCCCGGCACTTCTCTTCCAGCTCCCGATCCAGCGCGACTGCAGGGAGGCAGGGGTTAGGGGAGCTTTGCTCTATGCACAACATGGTTCCCAGCATGGAGGTGGCCATGCAGGGTGCTGGCATGTCCCAGCTGTGCCATGGGGTGCTGGGCGCTTCTGGGAGTCGTGGTTCCAAAGCTGCCCATGGGATGCCCAAGCAGAGGCTCCCCCCCAGTGCACGCAGCCCCTCCCTGTACCCCACGGTCCCCTCTGCATGGGGATAGTTTCAGGATGGGAGAGAAAAGCCCAGCAGTAACGCCATCAGCCCAGCACACTGGGTGTTGCTGCCCTTCTGCCAAGAGACTGGAAAGCCAGATTAGAGGACAGAGAATGTTAATCCAGGATTACTGGGCAGTTGGGACAGGCTCAGCCGAGCATCTCAGTGTAAATGTGCGCACACATGTGTGGCTGTTTTTCTGGGGGCACATAcacatgtgtgtatatgtatggGCACACAGGAGCCTATACATCTGAAgctgctctccttgctgctctccttgctGAGTGTGCAGGAAGGACCTGAGTGCTCCTGCACAGGCGCTGCCAGCCACGGCGCGCTCCCCATGCCGCCACCCTGTGCCTAACACCTGACCTGTTCGGCttctttctgcactgcagcagtcaCTGCCAGGCACGGGCACTGGCAGGACATGTTCGAGCAGCggtgctgcagtgagcagcacttccccacagctcccagccaggaTTGGGGACAgtgccctccctgccccagcccttCTGAGTCACCCTGCAACACCTGGAGATAGGTGATTTCATACAAGCCCTGCGTGCTGTTCCTGCACTCTCTGCACCGCCCTGCCTGGGTCATGTGGGCTGCTCCTCTGCggctcctgctgcccacaggAGGATGGCACCGGCTCCCACCCACCTATCCCACCTTCCTGTACACGCAAATGCCCTCTGCAGTCCATGAGGACAAGCTCAGCACCAGGCCAGGTGCCCCATGTTGGCCTGAGCCCCTGCGAGGGGCTGGGCACAAGGGGTTGTGGCTTCAGGCTCCCGCCTTTCGACAAAGAGCATTCTCAACTCTACAAGGAAGGACATGCTGTTGGTGCGGGGACTCCAGGGACGTGGCACCACGTGGCATTCCCTGCATTCTGCCATCAGAGGTGCTGGGCAGATGCGAGCAGAGCGGGGCAGGGGGACGTGGTGGAAGGCAGCCGCTCAAGCACAGCATGAGGGGTGGATGCACAGCCCCGCACAGCACGCAGCGTGCCTGGGCGTGATACCACAGCTAGCAGAAAGCTCTGCCTGTTATGATACACGTTGCAACCACTTTACAGCTTTGGCTCTTAAGTGCTTTCTGCAAAGGAGAAATGCTTTATAATGAGATCTTAAGGGAGGCAGCTGCACACAGTAATTATTACATGAGTGGTATTTGAAGAGTGATCATTTGATGGCATCTTAATTTAGGCTGTTGCCCCATAAATGTACCAAATGGGATTGTACTCTTTAGGAGCTGTTAAGGCAGCCTGATGGGCAGAGCCCTGTGGGTGGTGCTCTGCAGGCGATGGTCACCGCCATGCGCTGGCACTGCCAACACCGGGCTTGCAGGGAGAGCAGCCGAGCCCCCAGCATGTGGCCATGGCATCGTGTTGGGACGGCCAAGGGATGTGGTTTGGCTTCATCCCAGAGAGGAGGAGAtgctcccacagcatcctctgctGTGCACGGCacctgggcagtgctgggcccaGACACGAGGGAAGGACGGGATGAGGGCTCGGTGCCACGGAGCTCGCCGTCCTcgtgcctgcagcctgcagccatgCTGAGCACACCAGGACTTTTCTgcccccccttttttttttggaacgCAGAGGGTTTTTTCACGGGACATACTGTTACATGGCGGCACTGGGAGAGGGTCCAAATCGGCCTCCGACTGCCCAGGACAGCGCGCAGGGGTGGGGGGGAGCGCAGGGGTCACCGACCGtccttgtttgctttctccCGGGGCTCAGCGGTCTGCAAGCTTTGAGTCGCTCCCCGGGGGTCTGCAGTGCCCCTGCGGGCTCTGTGTAAGGGGATTAGCAAAGCAAACCCGAGGGATGCTCGCTTTCACATGCAAAACCTCCCTGGGGGGTCGGCACAGGCTCTCGGAGCCGTCCCATTGCGATGCTAACGGGCTGCGAACTGCGCGCAGCGCCCCAGCGATCCGCCAGGCCAAGGTCCGCGCCGCCCCCTGAGCCGCCCCCGCCCCCAGGAGCGCTGCAGCCGTCCCCCCGCCGGCTTACTGCTCTCACCTTGCTGGCGGGCCTCCAGCTCCTTCATCTCAATGTCGTGGGTCAGCTCTGGAAGAGAAACCAGACGGCAGTGAGACGCGGCGCAgcgctgctgctctgccaccGCGTGCGCCCGCGGAGCAGCTGGTGCGGGCGGCTCCGGGCAGCGCGGCAGCGCTCGGTGCTGGGACAGCGTTGCGTCTGTTCTTTGCTGAACCATTTTCGGCGCTTTAAACCAGGACAAAGAGCGGAGCAATGGACTGAAAATAGACCAAAGCGTAAACCGCCGCCTGAAGTATTTCATCACTTACTGCCCGCAGAGTGGGCTCTGCCTCAGCGTGTGGTGCAAGCGGAGCAGGACCCAAAGCAACCACAGCCCCACACAATTTCTCCGTGAATATCACAGATCACCGAGCCACCAGCAAacagaggaggagcagagggacaaCGGCAGCATTCGGTCATCCTGgggctttttcttcttctgagtATGAATTTAAACGGTTAATCTCTGccctacatttttcttttaatctgctTTTGTGTTGACTCTAATCCCCATCAATGCCGTCCTGAAACGGAGCACTTGGCTCAGGCTCCTCTGCCGCCTGTCTTGGAAAACAAATCTGTGGTGAGAATGCAGAGTAACAGAGAACGTAATGCAATTTCTGGAAAGCTTTCAGCGCTCTGCCTGCCCCACCGAAAATCAATGGCAGCTGTGTTATTttactgaagttaaaataaTGGGTTCGGAGTCTCAGAAAGATTCCAAATGAAACCTAAAGCCGGCTCCTGCTGGAAAAGATGTTGCTGCCTGCGCAGTGATGCGCGGGACGGTGTCCCCACTTCTGTGCTGGAGTGCTGGTGCCCTGGAATCCCTCCCCGTGCCACTCCCACGGCCGGCCCCACGTGTGTACCCCATCCTACGGGTGGGTCGGGCCCtgatgtccccagtgtcccccctGGGGCTGCGGCCACACGCAGCAGTGGCCGTGATGCCCTCGCTGCACCGCGTGGTTCCAGCAGAGGCCATTACCGGccttgcagcacagctccccgAAGCCCGGCGCCACGCGGAGCCCTCGCTCTGCCACCGCGGCCCCTCCAGGCAGTGCAGCTCTCCTCCCGCTGCTCTGCTAACGCTGGGAACGTGCTAATTATTGCCACAGCAGCTGAGCTCATCTTCCagtaaaaggagaaacagaggaGTCTGAAAGAATCTATTGctatttctgctgtgtttataCTTTGCAAATAAAATGGGAGTGGGAGGGGAGCCAGCTCTCTGCTGTAGCGCAAGGATCCTTCCAGCAAATGAATCACACTACGTTGTGCTTCACTGCGTTTATCTTCCTGCAAAGCCTCCGACCAAGGATGTTGCACTGCAGGGCTTTACTGGGGTCAGCTTCTCCTGACCCCGCGGTGTGGCTGCAGTATTGCTGTCCCACTGTCCCACGCTGGCGGTGCAGCAGAGGGCTCAGTgggtgctgcagcccctccctagctgccagtgctccatcagtgagcagctgcagagcagagctgtagGAGGACAGGCACTGCTGGTGGTGAAGCCACTGAGACACCAAGGTCATGACGCAAAAACCCAAGGTCACAGCAGCACATCCAGGTGCAGCAATGAGCTACACgccaggagcaggcagggaagCACTGACCAACCCATCTACCTCCCTCGAGCAAACTGCATGGCAGGCAGTGGCACTGAACACATCCAAAGTCACCCCAGAGCTAGATAGGAGCTTGGATCCATCATACCCTGCAGATGCAGAGCTGTGCGCCTCGCGGATGGGGCACGGTGCTTGCTGCAAACAGCAAATGAGACAGGGCCgttgctgctggggcagctcaAGACCTCCTTGCTTGATTTATGCATAAGGGTCCAATGGCCTCACACATCTGGAGAGGCTGCAGATGGagctattaaaataatgaaacgGAACAGCAAAAGCTCAGAAAGGATGGGGGGGAATGGACAATTTTAGAAATGCCCTCATGTCTCTGTTTCCCAGTGACGATGAGGAGCTGGAAGACAATGAGTAATTGGCCAGGCTGTGTTATTGATGAGAGGCACCGGGGTGAATTCCAGGGGTGGGCAGGAGGATGGGGGGACCTGCCCCAGCCCAGGAACCCATGTTCCTCCAGTTCTGAGAGGGGCCTCAGCACAGTACCATGCCCACTCACCCCATCGTTGGTGAAGTTCagcccttttccttcccttgggAGAATGGCAtctgggagaaaggaagaagcacTTCTATGTTTTAATAATAGGACTATCTTTGAGGGCACAAATCATGGAAGGAAAAGGTAGTAGCACCTTGCTGGCCAACAACGGCTCTTTGTCCTTTCCTTAGACCAGCAAATCCCTCCAGGGTGGTGACTACTGCAGAGTCCTGCAGGATGCAGGCACACACAGCCAGCCCAGACAGAGTGCTGAGCGCTGAGGCTGATCCTCTTTCAGAAGCATGCTCCGAGCAGAgttaaaacaaaggaagaggGTCCTAATGATGGATTATAGCCACAGACTCTTCTGCTATTACCCGCTCATCCAGCTGATGCCCAGAATAAGAATTGCTCTGGCTCCTCAGCACTCTGCAGCGACAGGCGGCTGCTAGTGCCCACTGGCAGGGGCTGCTCTCAGAGGGTTTACTGGCACCGGAGCAGATGGGGCCAGGCAGgatgtgctgtgctgggctcccTGTGCAACGCCCAGTTCTCACCTGAGCAGTGCTTCTGCAGGCGGAGGATCTCCAGGTGCAGGCCATGGAGCAGCTCCATCTGCTCCTTCTTCAGGAAAGCGATGTGCCTCTGCACGCTCTGGATCTGGTGCTCCAGGGACACGGTCTCCATCGCAACTGAATTTGCAGCCCACGCCTGCGGAGAGAGGAGAGGGCTCGTGATCAGAGCACAGCCCAGTGGGCCACCCtgggagcagcaccagccccatgCCCCACAGGATGCAGAGCCCTGGGCACCcgctctgctccctgtgctccATGGGAACATGGCTGCAGGGCAACAGCTCCATGCATGCAGCCCCGCAGGGCTCCAGGACAGCACCCCATgcccctgctcagccccactgcGTCTTGCTGCAGGCTCAGGCTGAGAGCCCCagcactgtgaaaataaaaagctcacTGCACAGACCCTTGTATTGAAAGTTTGGCCCTAGGAAATCTGCTTCATCACTGAGCAGGGTTACACCCGGGGCAGGATCACCGCTAGGAGCCACACAGCGGtgatttcagctgctgctcaagGAGCCCCA includes the following:
- the LOC110407788 gene encoding coiled-coil domain-containing protein 92 (The sequence of the model RefSeq protein was modified relative to this genomic sequence to represent the inferred CDS: added 45 bases not found in genome assembly) — its product is MTPSGRPAGSRRSPQAWAANSVAMETVSLEHQIQSVQRHIAFLKKEQMELLHGLHLEILRLQKHCSELTHDIEMKELEARQQVALDRELEEKCRAMEAQLQEKEKDNLELRKELRHKESLVAALRSSLRSKERHFLEELKRRSHRVTILDTELQKQTEAAAYLSLQLHATAQRLPGPRSSGRPPPEQPPAEGRPQRRGHRVHPRRPPGVGTRPRDPVREEHDAMPDPALFLYTARPPAPQRPSPLEPPAEPRGTATAPRAQRLPPPQEPIARARPAKGEPGKQPGPGPRGARTRE